One part of the Deltaproteobacteria bacterium genome encodes these proteins:
- a CDS encoding DUF541 domain-containing protein, with translation MVSSAIVVRTENIELVQKSLGSTEELLKAGVILDGEREGNAANPRYVVAKFNELRPKLLADATKNARTIAQQFANDSGTTVGKIHSANQGSIQIFGSDGNDESGPYSPTSTPLKKIRVVSTFEFELR, from the coding sequence CTGGTCAGCAGCGCCATCGTCGTGCGCACCGAGAATATCGAGTTGGTGCAAAAGTCCTTAGGCTCCACCGAAGAATTGTTGAAAGCCGGCGTCATCCTCGACGGCGAACGGGAAGGCAACGCGGCGAATCCGCGCTACGTGGTCGCGAAGTTCAACGAACTGCGCCCCAAGCTGCTCGCCGACGCGACAAAAAATGCCAGGACCATCGCCCAACAATTCGCCAACGACTCGGGCACGACAGTAGGTAAAATCCATTCGGCCAATCAGGGTTCGATCCAAATTTTCGGCAGCGACGGCAACGACGAATCCGGCCCCTATAGCCCGACCAGCACGCCGCTGAAAAAGATTCGCGTGGTCAGCACTTTTGAATTCGAATTGAGATGA